A stretch of Geotrypetes seraphini chromosome 2, aGeoSer1.1, whole genome shotgun sequence DNA encodes these proteins:
- the LOC117353945 gene encoding uncharacterized protein LOC117353945, which produces MVLAMGEQTQVLSRILQNPSTSAGSEPGHSNLPQPSGAANPLATLNLCKITPADAPDEFLSAFERVATAAGWPQGQWAVRLLPCLAGETLSAYQTLAPEVANNYQAVKTHILEYLGYTQEHYRQRFRATLMQDKERPKALAQKLSKLAERWLSPWLGDARAIVLEVIREQFLQSAPKNLRGWVQKQGCKTLAQTLEVAEAYLDAQGAYEEGKTTTLPGLGKAKDSRGQDPPRKTTGYPRAKEPVPEKTQRCYRCGKIGHTQRYCRVTRDLIITQRPGAPIPEEYQVIVSVANREVPALVDTGAEQSVVSEQLWDELGPDQELGVKQVPITCIHGETQEYPLRDLTIQHREKKTRISVAVLKTTPYPLILGRDWLNRAQIGVPERKGMSSKCVLGSRVEESLVGPREGRRRAKGLKPKYGKPTIRWAPLSDRAIAPTRVYAKAAGYDLYAACEQTIPAKGRSLINTDIQVSPPPGAYLRIAPRSGLALKQSIDVAAGVIDPDFRGNVAVLLVNQGDSEYKVQIGDRIAQLICERIWHPNLVQWTRLPDTSRGEQGFGSTGVGTIESRSRPELGSELRGNIEAAKVAALDAEILKLREELTLARKDWEANLRTQTEAKFQAWKDPLDRDNQRSREEITAQCQRESGKLTDLMAQITDQLKVVQGQIRENEVQQQAIQRSVVEIKNTCGELTNQTGKAESWVTKQRAQEEQLEQHAQHFEKVLDTFRGIEQDLEEVRVQIAQVKKEDLGDITQVVAALAQRVEGLESPQDQDTGALAGPYETPLLRWPEDFEDSDPPPLNQGKRANRPRKRY; this is translated from the coding sequence ATGGTGCTAGCGATGGGGGAGCAAACGCAAGTACTGTCTAGAATTTTGCAGAACCCATCGACATCTGCAGGCAGTGAGCCTGGACATAGTAATTTGCCACAACCCTCAGGAGCAGCTAACCCTCTAGCCACGCTAAATCTGTGTAAGATCACACCAGCGGATGCGCCGGATGAATTCCTATCCGCGTTCGAGAGggtagctactgctgctggttggcctcagggtcAGTGGGCTGTAAGGCTACTCCCATGCCTTGCAGGAGAAACCCTGTCTGCTTATCAGACACTAGCCCCTGAGGTAGCTAACAATTATCAAGCTGTAAAGACACATATATTGGAGTACTTAGGCTACACTCAAGAGCATTACCGCCAGCGGTTTAGAGCAACCCTTATGCAGGATAAGGAAAGGCCTAAGGCACTTGCTCAAAAACTGTCTAAGTTGGCTGAGAGGTGGCTTAGTCCATGGCTTGGGGATGCCCGGGCTATTGTATTAGAGGTGATCAGGGAGCAGTTTCTGCAATCCGCTCCCAAGAAtttgaggggctgggtgcagaaacaGGGCTGCAAAACCTTAGCCCAGACCTTAGAGGTAGCAGAAGCCTATTTGGACGCCCAAGGCGCCTATGAGGAGGGAAAGACAACCACCCTACCAGGCCTGGGAAAAGCTAAGGACAGCCGAGGTCAGGACCCACCTAGGAAAACTACAGGGTACCCTAGGGCGAAGGAGCCTGTCCCTGAGAAAACCCAGAGGTGCTATCGTTGTGGGAAAATAGGGCATACCCAGAGGTACTGTAGGGTAACGAGGGATCTGATAATAACTCAGAGGCCTGGGGCCCCGATTCCCGAAGAATATCAAGTCATAGTCTCAGTAGCCAACAGGGAGGTCCCGGCTCTGGTCGATACGGGGGCTGAGCAGTCGGTCGTATCAGAGCAACTATGGGATGAATTGGGCCCAGATCAGGAGCTGGGGGTGAAGCAAGTACCCATCACCTGTATACACGGAGAAACACAGGAATACCCCCTTAGAGACCTGACCATTCaacatagggaaaaaaaaacccgaatatCAGTGGCAGTTTTAAAGACAACACCTTACCCATTAATCCTGGGAAGAGATTGGCTGAATCGGGCGCAGATAGGAGTGCCGGAGAGGAAGGGGATGTCGAGTAAATGTGTGTTGGGTAGTCGGGTGGAAGAGAGCTTAGTCGGGCCCCGGGAGGGAAGACGACGGGCTAAGGGGTTAAAACCTAAATATGGGAAGCCTACAATTCGGTGGGCCCCGCTGTCAGATAGGGCCATAGCACCCACGCGGGTTTACGCTAAGGCTGCAGGCTATGACCTATATGCCGCCTGTGAACAAACTATCCCTGCTAAGGGAAGGTCCCTGATAAACACAGATATACAAGTATCTCCCCCACCAGGTGCCTATCTACGGATAGCTCCAAGGTCAGGATTGGCGTTAAAGCAGTCAATCGATGTGGCCGCTGGGGTCATCGACCCAGATTTTAGGGGCAATGTCGCGGTACTCCTGGTCAATCAGGGTGATAGCGAGTACAAAGTGCAAATCGGGGATCGTATAGCCCAGCTTATTTGCGAGAGAATTTGGCACCCCAACCTGGTACAGTGGACCCGTCTCCCGGACACCAGCAGAGGAGAGCAAGGGTTCGGGTCCACCGGGGTAGGAACTATAGAAAGTAGGTCTCGCCCTGAATTAGGCTCGGAGCTGAGAGGGAATATAGAAGCCGCTAAAGTAGCCGCACTAGACGCAGAGATACTGAAACTGAGAGAAGAATTGACACTAGCACGAAAGGACTGGGAGGCTAACCTAAGAACCCAAACCGAAGCCAAGTTCCAAGCTTGGAAGGATCCCCTAGACCGGGATAATCAACGGTCCAGGGAGGAAATAACTGCCCAGTGTCAACGAGAGTCAGGGAAGCTGACCGACCTTATGGCGCAAATTACTGACCAACTGAAGGTAGTACAGGGGCAAATAAGGGAAAATGAAGTCCAACAGCAAGCGATCCAACGTAGCGTTGTAGAAATAAAGAACACTTGCGGAGAACTAACAAACCAAACTGGGAAAGCAGAAAGTTGGGTAACTAAACAACGGGCACAGGAAGAGCAACTGGAACAACACGCCCAGCATTTTGAAAAGGTGCTGGATACCTTTAGGGGAATAGAACAGGACCTGGAGGAAGTGAGGGTTCAGATTGCCCAAGTAAAAAAGGAAGACTTAGGGGATATCACACAGGTGGTAGCTGCCCTTGCCCAGAGAGTAGAAGGGTTGGAAAGTCCTCAGGATCAAGATACAGGGGCCTTAGCAGGGCCTTATGAGACACCCCTGTTGAGATGGCCGGAAGATTTTGAGGACTCTGATCCACCACCCCTAAATCAAGGGAAAAGGGCAAATAGGCCCCGGAAACGATATTGA